TTAATTTCCGCGAATATCCCTTCAATACAAGGATCATCCCCACCTGCCTGAAACCGCACATTGACACCTTTCAGAAACCTTTCGATAACCTGTTTCTTGTCTACCCCGATGACTGATGAATATGGTCCTGTCATACCGATATCCGTCTGGTATCC
This genomic stretch from Candidatus Latescibacterota bacterium harbors:
- a CDS encoding YmdB family metallophosphoesterase; this encodes GYQTDIGMTGPYSSVIGVDKKQVIERFLKGVNVRFQAGGDDPCIEGIFAEINDENGKTVRVERIHRFIEGISS